Proteins from a genomic interval of Corynebacterium freiburgense:
- a CDS encoding CPBP family intramembrane glutamic endopeptidase encodes MREITGADAARMFGLGFIAPTIAGVAGVIGAALMHSTMVAIAGVSIALMVGGWTIWSFFDRGWTLADFGFVPLGRRGWHLLWQIPVMLGISLIIAAGIGALIQVEPAEQDNRLELVPIEYAPLIIALMGFLVVIAGPIWEEVVFRRFIMGWLDNRFKLPIVSILASALLFGLVHMTPPIIVWAFLLGICCAILYRWHGSLWAAILHHGFNNLMVTIGMAISLYSS; translated from the coding sequence ATGCGAGAAATTACCGGGGCAGATGCTGCCCGCATGTTTGGTTTGGGGTTTATTGCCCCGACGATTGCTGGCGTCGCTGGTGTTATTGGCGCCGCATTGATGCACTCGACAATGGTAGCTATTGCAGGGGTTTCAATAGCACTTATGGTCGGTGGCTGGACGATCTGGAGTTTTTTCGATCGGGGTTGGACGCTCGCCGATTTTGGGTTCGTCCCGTTGGGGCGTCGAGGCTGGCATTTGCTGTGGCAAATTCCCGTTATGTTAGGGATTTCGCTCATTATTGCGGCGGGGATCGGTGCTTTGATCCAAGTAGAGCCTGCGGAACAGGATAATCGTCTTGAGCTTGTTCCAATCGAGTATGCACCTTTAATTATTGCTCTTATGGGTTTTTTGGTGGTGATTGCGGGACCCATTTGGGAGGAAGTTGTTTTTCGACGATTCATTATGGGGTGGCTGGATAACCGTTTTAAACTTCCAATTGTCTCTATTCTGGCAAGTGCACTGCTGTTCGGACTAGTCCATATGACTCCGCCGATTATTGTGTGGGCATTTTTATTGGGTATTTGTTGCGCGATTCTTTACCGTTGGCATGGTTCACTATGGGCGGCGATTTTACATCATGGTTTTAATAACCTCATGGTAACTATTGGAATGGCAATTTCGTTGTACTCTTCATAA
- the mce gene encoding methylmalonyl-CoA epimerase — MSDISNIEIPHEYVICLDHVGIAVPDLDAAIEFYRSNFGWVNHHQETNEEQGVVEAMVGPKNLTERDGMIQLLAPLNDESTIAKFIDKKGPGLQQMCVRTNNIDALSEHLRAQGTRLLYPEPKIGTGGSRINFVHPKDAGGVLLEITEPA, encoded by the coding sequence ATGAGCGATATTTCTAATATTGAAATCCCACACGAGTATGTGATCTGCCTTGACCATGTGGGGATTGCAGTGCCCGACCTCGACGCCGCCATTGAGTTCTACCGATCAAATTTTGGCTGGGTAAACCACCACCAGGAAACCAATGAAGAACAAGGTGTTGTGGAAGCCATGGTTGGGCCCAAAAACCTCACTGAGCGTGATGGCATGATTCAACTTCTTGCGCCCCTCAATGACGAATCCACCATTGCGAAATTCATTGATAAAAAAGGCCCTGGCCTCCAGCAAATGTGCGTTCGAACCAACAATATCGATGCACTAAGTGAACACCTTCGTGCTCAAGGGACCCGCCTGCTTTATCCAGAACCTAAGATTGGCACTGGTGGATCACGCATTAACTTTGTGCACCCTAAAGACGCAGGTGGTGTGCTCCTGGAAATCACCGAACCTGCCTAA
- a CDS encoding F0F1 ATP synthase subunit epsilon: MAEIAAELVSVERMLWSGKATIVTAQTTEGEIGVLPGHEPMLGQLAENGVVVIRPVDGEKLVAATPGGFLSISKDKVTILAHYAVWAHEVDAAEAEAALQSDDPETKARAEAELRALRRDKEA, translated from the coding sequence ATGGCTGAAATCGCCGCTGAACTGGTCTCCGTCGAGCGTATGTTGTGGTCTGGAAAGGCTACTATCGTGACGGCTCAGACCACCGAAGGTGAGATCGGCGTGCTGCCCGGCCACGAACCCATGCTTGGCCAACTCGCTGAGAATGGGGTCGTGGTAATCCGTCCTGTGGACGGCGAAAAGCTTGTTGCTGCCACACCTGGTGGTTTCCTTTCAATTTCAAAGGACAAGGTAACCATTCTGGCTCACTATGCAGTGTGGGCTCACGAGGTCGACGCCGCTGAGGCTGAGGCCGCGCTCCAGTCAGATGATCCTGAAACGAAAGCACGTGCCGAAGCAGAGCTACGCGCATTACGTCGCGATAAGGAAGCTTAA
- the atpD gene encoding F0F1 ATP synthase subunit beta, whose protein sequence is MTTALNEQNAQQAVGAGRVVRVIGPVVDVEFPRGELPALFNALTVEVTLEAVAKTITLEVAQHLGDNLVRAISMAPTDGLVRGAQVIDSGQPISVPVGDVVKGHVFNALGDCLDQPGLGRDGEQWGIHRDPPPFDQLEGKTEILETGIKVIDLLTPYVKGGKIGLFGGAGVGKTVLIQEMITRIAREFSGTSVFAGVGERTREGTDLFLEMEEMGVLQDTALVFGQMDEPPGVRMRVALSGLTMAEYFRDVQHQDVLLFIDNIFRFTQAGSEVSTLLGRMPSAVGYQPTLADEMGILQERITSTKGKSITSLQAVYVPADDYTDPAPATTFAHLDATTELDRGIASKGIYPAVNPLTSTSRILEPGIVGERHYNVAQRVIHILQKNKELQDIIAILGMDELSEEDKITVQRARRLERFLGQNFFVAEKFTGIPGSYVPLEHTIEAFERICNGDFDHYPEQAFNGLGGLDDVEAAYKKMTGK, encoded by the coding sequence ATGACTACAGCTCTCAATGAGCAGAACGCACAGCAGGCGGTAGGCGCCGGCCGTGTCGTGCGTGTCATTGGTCCGGTCGTCGACGTGGAATTCCCGCGCGGCGAGCTGCCGGCCCTTTTTAACGCACTGACTGTCGAGGTCACCCTCGAAGCAGTCGCCAAGACCATTACCCTTGAAGTTGCCCAGCACCTCGGCGATAACCTCGTACGCGCCATTTCGATGGCGCCTACCGATGGTCTTGTTCGTGGCGCTCAAGTTATCGACTCTGGCCAGCCGATTTCCGTTCCTGTCGGCGACGTCGTAAAGGGCCACGTATTTAACGCTTTGGGTGACTGCCTTGACCAGCCTGGTCTGGGCCGTGACGGTGAGCAGTGGGGAATCCACCGCGATCCGCCACCATTCGATCAACTCGAAGGTAAAACCGAAATCCTTGAAACGGGTATTAAGGTCATTGATTTGCTCACCCCATACGTAAAGGGTGGCAAGATTGGTTTGTTCGGTGGCGCTGGTGTGGGCAAAACCGTTCTTATCCAGGAAATGATTACCCGTATTGCACGCGAATTCTCCGGCACATCGGTGTTCGCTGGTGTTGGTGAGCGTACTCGTGAAGGTACTGACCTCTTCCTGGAAATGGAAGAAATGGGTGTGCTTCAAGATACCGCTCTAGTATTCGGCCAGATGGACGAGCCACCAGGAGTTCGTATGCGCGTCGCACTGTCTGGCTTGACCATGGCGGAGTACTTCCGTGATGTTCAGCACCAGGACGTGCTGCTCTTCATTGACAATATCTTCCGTTTTACCCAGGCAGGTTCCGAAGTATCAACCCTTCTCGGCCGTATGCCGTCAGCTGTGGGTTACCAGCCAACCCTGGCCGATGAGATGGGTATCCTGCAGGAGCGTATTACCTCGACCAAGGGTAAGTCCATTACGTCGCTGCAAGCAGTGTACGTCCCTGCAGACGACTACACCGACCCTGCACCGGCTACGACGTTCGCGCACCTGGACGCTACCACTGAGCTTGACCGTGGTATCGCCTCCAAGGGTATTTACCCTGCTGTGAACCCATTAACCTCTACCTCTCGTATTCTCGAGCCAGGTATTGTTGGCGAGCGTCACTACAATGTTGCACAGCGTGTGATCCATATCCTTCAGAAGAACAAAGAACTTCAAGACATTATCGCCATCCTCGGTATGGATGAATTGTCTGAAGAGGACAAGATCACTGTTCAGCGTGCACGTCGCTTGGAGCGCTTCCTGGGCCAAAACTTCTTCGTTGCTGAAAAGTTCACCGGTATTCCAGGTTCTTATGTTCCTTTGGAGCACACCATCGAAGCCTTTGAGCGCATCTGCAATGGCGACTTTGACCACTACCCAGAACAGGCATTCAATGGTCTGGGTGGCTTGGACGATGTTGAGGCTGCCTATAAGAAGATGACCGGAAAGTAA
- a CDS encoding F0F1 ATP synthase subunit gamma → MASLRELRNRIKSVNSTKKITKAQELIATSRITKAQARVEASLPYANEIHDVIERLASASSLDHPMLRERENANRAAILVVSSDRGMAGGYNYNVFKKTTELKNLLEEKGYEVVIYVAGNKGVGYYKFRGEDIVGQWTGFSQDPGYRETHNLRRHLIDAFIAGSAGTAKYREGLNVEEGESVQGFDQLHVVYTEFESMLTQTARAHQLLPIEPIIELDEMELGDGILDDKGEVSPDYEFEPDADTLLAALLPQYVSRSLYAMLLEAAASESASRRNAMKSATDNATALVKDLSRVANQARQAQITQEITEIVGGAGALAESGESD, encoded by the coding sequence ATGGCAAGTCTTCGCGAGTTGCGTAACCGAATTAAATCGGTCAATTCAACAAAGAAGATCACCAAGGCCCAAGAACTGATCGCCACCTCGCGAATCACCAAGGCCCAGGCGCGGGTCGAGGCCTCGCTTCCATACGCCAATGAAATCCACGATGTGATTGAACGTTTGGCGTCTGCAAGCTCCCTCGATCACCCAATGCTTCGGGAGCGTGAAAACGCTAACCGCGCCGCAATCCTGGTGGTCTCAAGCGACCGTGGTATGGCTGGTGGATACAATTACAACGTCTTCAAGAAAACAACCGAGCTAAAAAATCTCCTTGAGGAAAAAGGCTATGAGGTTGTTATCTATGTAGCTGGAAATAAGGGAGTTGGTTACTACAAGTTCCGCGGTGAAGACATCGTTGGACAATGGACCGGCTTCTCCCAAGACCCCGGTTACCGTGAGACGCATAATTTGCGCCGCCACTTGATTGATGCCTTTATTGCAGGCTCTGCTGGTACTGCAAAGTACCGTGAAGGCCTCAATGTCGAAGAAGGTGAGTCGGTTCAAGGCTTCGATCAACTGCACGTTGTGTACACCGAGTTTGAGTCCATGCTGACCCAGACCGCACGTGCACACCAGCTCCTGCCCATCGAGCCAATTATTGAGCTTGATGAAATGGAATTGGGCGACGGCATTCTCGACGATAAAGGTGAAGTATCTCCGGACTACGAGTTCGAACCAGATGCAGATACCTTGCTCGCCGCACTGCTGCCGCAATACGTGTCCCGTAGCCTGTACGCAATGCTTCTTGAGGCAGCTGCCTCTGAATCAGCATCGCGCCGAAATGCAATGAAGTCTGCTACTGACAATGCAACCGCACTGGTGAAAGATCTTTCACGTGTGGCTAACCAGGCTCGCCAGGCACAGATCACCCAGGAAATCACAGAGATCGTCGGTGGCGCCGGAGCGCTCGCCGAAAGCGGAGAAAGTGACTAG
- the glgB gene encoding 1,4-alpha-glucan branching protein GlgB, translating into MSDSKIPSSLTIPREDLNRLRNCQHHDPHGFYGWHGNVIRTRKLGAEQVELLIDNTAIPMTPIGDDIFAVEVEGEPRDYRLRTTWPGFEPRESADPYTFLPTLGETDIYLISEGRHERLWEVLGSHPRTYSTQLGEVSGTSFAVWAPNAIGVAVVGDFCGWNASQFPMRSLGSSGIWELFIPGVGEGEVYKYAIQTQEGHRRDKADPLAQLAETPPATGSVVTSSNYQWKDAEWLEHRAKANIHSEPMSVYEVHLGSWKQGLSYSELATELVDYVADMGYTHVEFMPVAEHPFGGSWGYQVSGYYAPTSRWGSPDELRALIDAFHARGIGVIVDWVPAHFPKDDWALGRFDGRALYEHPDPRRGEQKDWGTYVFDFGRHEVRNFLVANALYWCEEFHIDGLRVDAVASMLYLDYSRNPGEWEPNQYGNNHHLEAVQFLQEVNATVQREHPGVLTIAEESTSWSGVTAPTEDNGLGFSLKWNMGWMNDTLEYISKDPVHREYHHNEITFSMVYAYSEKFVLPISHDEVVHGKGSLWARMPGDSWNKAAGLRTYLTFMWSHPGKNLLFQGQEFGQIQEWSEARSLDWGDMEGWEGEYHLATQKLVRQLNTIYKDSPALYTQDDSHKGFSWAKSDDAAHNILAFHRYGTEGEIMLCVFNFGGTSQEDYRLGVPKSGRWHMVLNTDDAEYEGAGNPLPETVETKDEGWDGYEDSLVLHLPAMSAQWYVFEE; encoded by the coding sequence ATGTCTGACTCTAAGATCCCCAGTTCTCTTACTATTCCACGGGAGGATCTGAACCGTCTTCGTAATTGCCAGCATCATGACCCCCATGGTTTTTATGGCTGGCATGGCAATGTTATCCGCACCCGCAAACTTGGTGCCGAACAAGTTGAATTATTAATTGATAACACCGCCATCCCAATGACCCCAATTGGGGATGATATTTTTGCCGTCGAAGTTGAGGGGGAACCCCGCGACTACCGGTTACGTACCACCTGGCCAGGTTTTGAACCACGTGAATCTGCTGACCCTTATACTTTCCTGCCTACCCTGGGGGAAACCGATATCTACTTGATTTCTGAAGGACGCCATGAACGCCTTTGGGAAGTTCTTGGATCCCACCCGCGCACATACTCCACACAACTTGGCGAAGTCTCCGGCACCTCGTTCGCAGTGTGGGCACCAAACGCTATTGGCGTGGCCGTAGTCGGTGATTTTTGCGGTTGGAATGCCTCGCAATTCCCTATGCGCTCTCTGGGCAGCTCCGGCATTTGGGAGTTGTTTATTCCAGGCGTAGGTGAAGGGGAGGTGTATAAGTATGCGATTCAAACGCAAGAGGGACACCGACGTGATAAGGCTGACCCATTAGCACAGCTCGCCGAAACCCCACCTGCGACCGGTTCGGTAGTGACGTCGTCAAACTATCAGTGGAAAGATGCAGAGTGGCTAGAGCACCGCGCTAAGGCAAATATTCACAGCGAACCTATGAGCGTATACGAGGTGCATTTAGGTTCCTGGAAACAAGGTCTTAGCTACAGCGAATTAGCAACTGAACTCGTAGATTACGTCGCGGATATGGGTTATACGCACGTAGAATTCATGCCTGTTGCCGAACACCCATTTGGCGGCTCCTGGGGCTATCAAGTATCTGGGTACTACGCGCCAACTTCGCGCTGGGGTTCCCCAGACGAACTTCGCGCATTAATCGACGCATTCCACGCACGGGGTATTGGTGTGATTGTGGACTGGGTTCCCGCACACTTCCCCAAAGATGATTGGGCATTGGGGCGTTTCGACGGCCGCGCCCTCTACGAACACCCCGACCCCCGGCGTGGCGAGCAAAAAGACTGGGGCACATATGTATTCGATTTTGGACGCCATGAAGTACGCAATTTCCTAGTTGCAAATGCTCTGTATTGGTGTGAAGAATTCCATATCGACGGCCTTCGCGTCGATGCTGTTGCATCTATGCTCTACCTGGATTATTCCCGCAACCCCGGTGAATGGGAACCGAACCAGTATGGCAATAATCACCACCTTGAAGCCGTGCAATTCCTACAGGAAGTCAATGCCACCGTACAGCGCGAACACCCCGGCGTATTAACCATTGCCGAAGAATCCACATCATGGAGTGGAGTGACCGCCCCTACCGAAGACAATGGTCTTGGATTCTCCCTGAAATGGAATATGGGTTGGATGAATGACACCTTAGAATACATTTCTAAGGACCCCGTACACCGCGAATACCACCATAATGAAATTACATTCTCAATGGTGTACGCATATTCGGAAAAATTTGTGCTCCCAATCTCTCACGATGAGGTTGTACACGGTAAGGGTTCATTGTGGGCCCGCATGCCTGGCGATAGCTGGAATAAAGCCGCAGGACTGCGGACATACCTCACATTTATGTGGTCTCACCCTGGTAAGAACCTGCTATTCCAAGGGCAAGAATTTGGCCAGATCCAAGAATGGTCTGAAGCACGCTCGCTTGATTGGGGCGATATGGAAGGTTGGGAAGGTGAATACCACCTCGCAACCCAAAAGCTTGTTCGCCAACTCAATACAATCTATAAGGACTCCCCAGCACTTTATACCCAAGATGATTCACATAAGGGTTTTTCCTGGGCAAAGTCTGATGATGCAGCACATAATATTTTAGCGTTCCACCGATATGGCACAGAAGGTGAAATCATGTTGTGTGTCTTTAATTTTGGTGGCACATCACAGGAAGACTATCGCCTCGGTGTTCCAAAATCTGGCCGTTGGCATATGGTACTTAATACCGATGATGCTGAATATGAAGGTGCTGGAAACCCACTGCCGGAAACAGTTGAAACCAAAGACGAAGGTTGGGATGGTTACGAAGATTCCCTAGTACTACACCTGCCCGCAATGAGCGCACAGTGGTATGTCTTTGAGGAATAA
- a CDS encoding tetratricopeptide repeat protein encodes MTTPDRFVGGAIDLGELKARAEARAQQNSSEGVAFAIAVTPENFEHEVVRRSLQVPVVVQIGSARSEHSEQLKADLTTLASQASLHWIFAYVDADNFPEIAQAFGVSALPTVLALADGRPLADFQGAQPMEALQQWTAAVVQAVAGKLSGLPSNADHEAPNDPRFDAATEALNIGDFAAAIAVYDDILAHEPANADAKTARLNAIYLARLAAASTTDDVIAAANMDPNDVDKQFAAADAEIAAGDVEDAFDRLLGVLAQDKQRVRERLIELFALFEAGDPRVTAARSRMASALF; translated from the coding sequence TTGACTACTCCTGACCGGTTTGTGGGTGGGGCGATTGATCTTGGTGAGCTTAAGGCTCGTGCGGAGGCTCGAGCTCAGCAAAATTCTTCGGAGGGGGTGGCATTTGCAATTGCGGTGACGCCCGAAAATTTTGAACATGAAGTTGTTCGGCGCTCATTGCAGGTTCCGGTAGTTGTGCAGATAGGCTCTGCCCGCAGCGAGCATTCTGAGCAACTGAAAGCGGACTTAACAACGCTTGCTTCGCAAGCTAGTTTGCATTGGATTTTTGCGTACGTAGATGCGGATAACTTTCCAGAGATTGCGCAGGCTTTCGGTGTTTCTGCATTGCCTACGGTACTTGCACTGGCTGATGGTCGTCCGCTCGCTGATTTTCAGGGTGCACAACCAATGGAGGCTTTGCAGCAATGGACGGCGGCAGTAGTCCAAGCGGTAGCGGGCAAATTGAGTGGGTTACCGTCAAATGCTGATCATGAGGCGCCAAACGATCCGCGTTTCGACGCCGCGACCGAAGCTCTCAATATTGGTGACTTTGCTGCGGCCATTGCGGTATATGACGATATTCTCGCCCATGAACCGGCGAATGCAGATGCGAAAACTGCGCGGTTAAATGCGATCTATCTGGCTCGTCTTGCGGCTGCCTCAACGACAGATGACGTTATTGCGGCGGCAAATATGGATCCAAATGACGTCGATAAGCAATTTGCTGCTGCGGATGCGGAGATTGCGGCAGGAGATGTGGAAGATGCATTCGATCGTTTGCTTGGTGTGCTTGCGCAAGATAAGCAACGTGTTCGCGAACGTCTGATTGAATTGTTTGCATTATTTGAGGCCGGAGATCCGCGGGTGACGGCTGCTCGAAGTCGGATGGCGAGTGCACTTTTCTAA
- a CDS encoding thiamine-binding protein encodes MIVAFSVAPTEVPNAQAEMSEAVAEAVRVVRASGLPHETNAMFTLIEGEWDEVMDVIRRATEAVVAVSPRVSLVFKADIRPGYSNQLEQKITSLEQHL; translated from the coding sequence ATGATTGTTGCATTTTCTGTAGCTCCCACTGAGGTCCCAAATGCACAGGCGGAAATGTCTGAGGCTGTTGCTGAGGCTGTGCGAGTGGTTCGAGCTTCTGGGCTTCCTCATGAAACTAATGCCATGTTTACCCTGATTGAGGGAGAATGGGATGAGGTTATGGATGTGATCCGGCGTGCAACCGAAGCAGTGGTTGCAGTTTCACCTCGGGTGAGCTTGGTGTTCAAGGCGGATATTCGGCCTGGATATTCGAATCAATTGGAGCAGAAAATTACTTCATTAGAGCAGCACCTCTAG
- a CDS encoding alpha-1,4-glucan--maltose-1-phosphate maltosyltransferase, translated as MTGRLGIDDVRPQVSGGAHPSKAVVGEVIPVFAMVWREGHDALSATVNIKGPKTSSVAPTTRRITMQRSDHDEDQVNAIFVPDVPGDWTVRVDAWSDPMATWRHAVSAKIEAGQDAEQLANDLEHGARLFERAAQGVPKAQRPRLLEVAETLRGNGDLRARVAPGMSRETLQLLDLHPLRELLTRGKTRKVKVERRKALVSSWYEMFPRSTGGWDDQGNPIHGTFATAADALERVARMGFDTVYLPPIHPIGEVNRKGRNNTLDPAPEDVGSPWAIGSKDGGHDAVHPALGTLKDFDAFMKRAKQLKLEVALDLALQCAPDHPWAAKHPEWFTVLPDGTIAFAENPPKKYQDIYPLNFDNDPDSIYKEILRVVLFWVKRGVKTFRVDNPHTKPANFWEWLIATVHESHPDVIFLAEAFTRRPRLYGLAKLGFSQSYTYFTWQTSKYELEKFGKEIANMADVSRPNLFVNTPDILHASLQYGGRAMFAARAVLAATMSPLWGVYSGFELYEHQAVAPGSEEYLNSEKYELRPRDFDGALESGDSLEPFITMLNKIRKENPALQQLRNLHFHNVDNDQVMAYSKVDALTGNAILVVVNLDTNNAQEATVHLDLAALGLSGSVGFEVHDQITGATYTWGEHNYVRLEPWKDVAHIFVLPEVPPQRREKLAWRVVDEYHD; from the coding sequence GTGACAGGAAGACTAGGAATTGATGACGTCCGCCCACAGGTTTCCGGGGGTGCACACCCCTCAAAGGCTGTTGTCGGGGAGGTTATCCCAGTTTTCGCCATGGTCTGGCGAGAAGGGCATGATGCACTCTCAGCGACGGTCAATATTAAAGGGCCGAAAACTTCATCTGTAGCGCCCACCACCCGCCGAATCACAATGCAACGCAGCGACCATGACGAAGATCAAGTGAATGCTATTTTCGTCCCGGACGTCCCCGGCGATTGGACAGTCCGCGTCGATGCATGGTCCGACCCAATGGCAACTTGGCGCCACGCCGTTTCGGCGAAAATTGAAGCAGGACAAGACGCAGAACAGCTAGCAAATGATTTAGAGCACGGCGCACGTTTATTTGAACGCGCCGCGCAGGGGGTGCCAAAGGCGCAACGACCGCGCCTCCTTGAAGTAGCAGAAACACTGCGCGGCAATGGTGATCTACGGGCACGCGTAGCACCAGGAATGTCGCGCGAAACTCTCCAACTTTTGGATCTTCACCCACTCCGAGAACTACTTACCCGTGGGAAAACCCGCAAAGTAAAAGTTGAACGGCGTAAAGCACTTGTGAGCTCTTGGTATGAGATGTTCCCCCGTTCCACTGGTGGCTGGGATGATCAAGGCAATCCAATTCATGGAACGTTCGCAACTGCAGCAGATGCCTTAGAGCGCGTTGCCCGTATGGGCTTTGATACGGTGTATCTCCCGCCAATTCACCCAATTGGTGAAGTCAACCGAAAAGGCCGCAATAATACTCTGGATCCAGCTCCCGAAGATGTTGGTTCTCCTTGGGCCATTGGTTCGAAAGACGGTGGACATGATGCCGTGCATCCGGCGCTTGGGACCTTAAAAGACTTTGATGCTTTTATGAAGCGAGCCAAGCAACTCAAATTGGAAGTTGCGCTTGATCTTGCACTGCAGTGCGCCCCTGACCACCCATGGGCGGCAAAGCACCCCGAATGGTTTACGGTATTACCGGATGGCACGATTGCATTTGCAGAAAATCCACCTAAGAAATACCAGGATATTTATCCTCTGAATTTTGATAATGATCCAGACAGCATCTATAAGGAAATTCTTCGCGTAGTGCTCTTTTGGGTAAAACGTGGCGTGAAGACATTCCGTGTGGATAATCCTCACACCAAGCCAGCAAATTTCTGGGAATGGTTAATAGCTACGGTGCATGAATCCCACCCCGATGTGATTTTCTTAGCTGAAGCATTTACTCGTCGCCCCCGTCTTTACGGCCTGGCAAAGCTTGGTTTCTCGCAAAGCTATACATACTTTACATGGCAAACATCCAAATATGAGCTGGAGAAATTCGGCAAAGAAATTGCGAATATGGCCGATGTTTCTCGTCCGAATTTGTTTGTAAACACCCCGGATATCTTGCATGCTTCTTTGCAGTACGGAGGCCGAGCTATGTTTGCCGCACGTGCTGTTTTGGCGGCAACAATGTCTCCATTATGGGGTGTATATTCCGGATTTGAGCTGTATGAGCACCAAGCCGTTGCACCAGGCAGCGAAGAATACCTCAATAGCGAAAAGTATGAGTTGCGCCCACGTGATTTTGATGGTGCACTCGAATCAGGCGATTCACTTGAGCCGTTTATTACAATGCTCAATAAGATTCGCAAGGAAAATCCCGCATTACAGCAATTGCGTAATCTGCATTTCCACAATGTGGACAATGACCAGGTTATGGCCTATTCAAAGGTCGATGCTCTTACCGGCAATGCCATTCTGGTGGTTGTGAATTTAGATACCAATAATGCGCAGGAAGCAACTGTGCACTTGGATCTAGCTGCATTGGGGCTAAGTGGTTCTGTTGGATTTGAGGTTCACGATCAAATTACTGGCGCTACCTACACATGGGGCGAGCATAATTATGTCCGCCTAGAACCTTGGAAAGATGTAGCACATATCTTTGTATTGCCTGAAGTTCCACCACAACGCAGGGAAAAGCTGGCTTGGCGTGTAGTTGACGAGTACCACGACTAG
- a CDS encoding DUF2550 domain-containing protein: MEYFWYSLVLIALTVFVLAVWRFYMLRSSGVHVILRNVPADGAHGWRHGLIRYNGSSAEYFKLRSLSPAANIVIDRQLAQLLGSRMPTSQESEFMEPGTKIAHILVGDMEYEVAMNSRSEMALTAWLESAPSQRLERQDPREAIRHLTQKRNVN; encoded by the coding sequence ATGGAATATTTCTGGTATAGCCTAGTGCTAATAGCGCTCACGGTGTTTGTCTTGGCCGTGTGGCGGTTTTACATGCTGCGCAGTAGCGGGGTTCACGTTATTTTACGGAATGTTCCTGCAGATGGGGCACATGGTTGGCGGCATGGATTGATTCGATACAACGGTTCATCCGCCGAATATTTTAAGCTTCGATCATTGTCACCTGCGGCTAATATCGTTATTGATCGGCAATTAGCGCAATTGCTTGGAAGCCGAATGCCCACATCCCAAGAATCTGAATTTATGGAACCAGGTACAAAGATTGCGCACATTCTTGTGGGGGATATGGAGTATGAAGTCGCGATGAATTCGCGCAGTGAAATGGCACTAACAGCCTGGTTGGAATCTGCTCCAAGCCAGCGTTTGGAGCGTCAAGATCCGCGGGAAGCTATCCGTCATCTCACCCAAAAGCGAAACGTTAATTAA
- the nucS gene encoding endonuclease NucS: MRLVIARCSVDYVGRLEAHLPMADRLLMVKADGSVSIHADDRAYKPLNWMTPPCTLDEREIKSEGGESLGVRMWIVENKKGEQLRITIEAVHSDFYYDFGEDPGLVKDGVESHLQELLAEHIETLGEGYSLIRREYPTAIGPVDILCRDASGATVAVEIKRRGGIDGVEQLSRYLDLLNRDELLSPVQGVFAAQEIKPQARTLAEDRGIRCVTLDYQALRGIETDELRLF; the protein is encoded by the coding sequence ATGCGTCTCGTCATTGCCCGGTGTTCTGTTGATTATGTTGGCCGCTTAGAAGCTCATCTTCCAATGGCTGATCGATTATTAATGGTCAAAGCGGACGGCTCAGTATCTATTCACGCTGATGACCGCGCATACAAGCCATTGAACTGGATGACACCACCCTGCACACTTGATGAGCGGGAGATTAAAAGTGAAGGTGGGGAATCACTTGGTGTCCGGATGTGGATCGTTGAGAACAAAAAAGGCGAGCAGCTGCGGATCACAATAGAGGCAGTGCATTCTGATTTTTATTATGACTTCGGTGAAGATCCTGGTTTAGTTAAAGACGGTGTGGAGTCTCATCTCCAAGAGCTCTTAGCCGAGCATATTGAAACATTAGGTGAAGGCTACAGTTTAATTCGCCGCGAATATCCCACTGCTATTGGTCCGGTGGATATCTTATGTAGAGATGCTTCAGGGGCGACTGTAGCTGTGGAAATTAAACGCCGCGGCGGCATCGATGGTGTGGAGCAGCTATCCCGGTATCTTGATTTGCTTAATCGTGATGAACTTTTAAGTCCGGTTCAGGGTGTTTTTGCAGCGCAGGAAATAAAACCGCAGGCTAGGACTTTAGCTGAAGACCGTGGCATTCGATGTGTCACTTTGGATTATCAAGCATTGCGGGGGATCGAGACTGACGAATTACGTTTGTTCTAA